The DNA sequence CGTGTTGGATCTCCCCCTGGCGATCGATGATCACCCCGACCTGGCGGCGCAGGTCGAAGGCGCGCTCGGTCAGATAACGGGCGAGCTCGACGGAGATCACCTGGTCGACGGGAATGCGCCGCCGTTGGATGCGCTCCAGAGCCTGGATCTGCCCGGCCTTGAGGCCGGAGATATTGCCGTGAATCACCGCTCGCCTCGTATGGGCAAGGGCAGAAGGGCTTCAACGAAAAAGGGGCCTTTCCGGCCCCTTGCTCGAAGAATTTCAAAAAGGGGGGTCATGCGCCGGTAACGCTGAATCCGGCGTCGACGTAGTGGATTTCGCCGGTCACCCCGCTGGAGAGATCGGAGAGGAGATAGACGCTGGACTTGCCCACTTCTTCCTGGGTCACGCAGCGCTTGAGGGGGGCGCGGTCATCCATGAGTTTGAGCTTTTCACGGAAGTTGGCGATGCCGGAGGCGGCCAGAGTCTTGATCGGGCCGGCGGAGATGGCGTTGACGCGGATCTTTTTCTCGCCCAGTTCCACCGCCAGGTAACGGACCGAAGCTTCAAGCGCGGCCTTGGCCACACCCATGACGTTGTAATTGGGAATGGTGCGGACGGAGCCGAGATAGGTCAGGGTGACAATGCTCCCGCCCTCGGGCATGAGCGGAATGGCACAGCGGGTGACGGCGACCAGGGAATAGGCACTGATATCGAGGGCCAGCTGAAAACCGGCGCGGCTGGTCTGGCTGAAGCCGTGTTTGAGATCTTCACGATTGGCGAAGGCGACAGCATGCACGACGAAATCGACGGTGCCCCACTCCTTGCGCAGGGTTTCGAAGACCGACTCGATCTCGGCGTCGCTGCCAACGTCACAGGGGAGAACCAGGGTGGCGCCAAGGCTTTCCGCCAGGGGGCGAACCCGTTTTTCCAGCGCTTCATTCAAATAAGTAAAAGCCAGGGTAGCGCCTTGCGCCCTGAGCTGCTGTGCGATTCCCCAGGCGATGCTCATTTCGTTCGCCACACCAAAGACGATGCCGCGCTTGCCTTCCATCAAACCCATTGTCTGCATTCTCCTTCGTGATCGACCTCGTTTGAAGGCAATTCTTTAACAGATCATGTTCGATAAAGCAAGCACTTTGACCGCCCGCGCCAGCCCAGCTGAGAGAGGATTAATCATTCACCCGATTCGCCGTTGACAAAGCAAAAGGGAGAGAAGACAATTCCGCCGTCCTTTTGTTCCGGAGGAATTCCCCATGACCCTGACCACCATTTTCGGCATCGCCCTGGCCCTGGCCATGGACGCCTTCGCCGTCTCTCTGGCCGCCGGAGTAACCCTGGAGCGCATCACCGGCCGCCATCTCTTCCGCTTCGGCTTTCACTTCGGCCTCTTTCAGGGCATGATGCCGGTCATCGGCTGGCTGGCGGGGATCAGTGTGCAGCGCTGGATTGCCGACTACGACCACTGGATCGCCTTTGGCCTGCTCGCCTTCGTCGGCATCAAGATGATCCGCGAAGCCTTCGAGAAAGAGGATGAAGAGGCCGAGGCGAGCGACCCGACCCGCGGCCTGACCTTGGTCATGCTCTCCGTCGCCACCAGCATCGATGCCCTGGCGGTGGGGCTCTCCCTGGGGATGCTCGGGGTCGACGTCTGGCTGCCCGCCGCCGTCATCGGTCTGGTCTGCGGCGCCCTGACCGTCGCCGGCATGCTCCTGGGCGGCCGCATCGGCCGGATGTGGGGAAAACGGGTCGAAGTCCTCGGCGGCCTCGTCCTCTGCGCCATTGGCCTGAAGATCCTTCTCGAACATACCCTGGGACAATAGCTTTCCGGCATTTGGCGATAATTGGGTTGGGGAAAAAACGGAATTTACCGGAGAAATGGAGAATCCGCCGAATGCCGGTCGGCACGGAGAGTCCCTTTGGTCCCTGATTAACTCCAATATTCGGCATATCGCGCTTTTCGGAATATTTGTTGCTTAATCCAGGTTGACAGCGACGATTTTGCCGCGCCTATTTCGGCCCAAAGACCTGCCTGATCGACCGTTTCTCATAAGGATTCCATGCCCATCGGATTTCCACGACATCCGTTGATCCTTCTCCTGCTGCTGCCGGCTCTCTTCCTTTTCGCCTTTCCCGGGGAGGTTGCGGCGCAACCGGAGACGGATCGACGCAAGGAGATGTTGATCCTCCACTCCTACCATCCGGGCCTCCCCTGGACCGACGGGGTCATGGCCGGCATGCAGGAAATCCTCGACCAGCCTCCCGAAACCATCCACTACCATGTGGAATATCTCGACACCATGCGTCATCCGGACCCGGAGTATTTCGCCCACGTCCTCGACGCCATCCTCCACTACAAGTTGGAAAAACGTTTTTTCGATCTGGTCATGGTCTCGGATAACGAGGCCCTGAATTTCGTTCTGGAACATCGTCAGGCGCTTTTTTCCGATACGCCGGTCGTCTTCTGCGGCGTCCCCGAGTCGACCGAGGAGTTGAACAGATCGCTTCCGATGCTCACCGGCATCCTCGAACAGCCCGATTATCGCGGGTTGTTGCGCCAGGCCCTGGAGCTCAATCCCCGCACCCGGGAATTCATCGTCATCGGCAGCACCCGGGATATTTCCGGCCGTCTCGATCGGGAGGCGCTGCAGGAAGCCGCCAAGGAATTTTCCGTCCGAACCTATTTCACCTACTGGGACGATCTCCCCGCTGCGGAACTGGAGACGCGTCTGCGCCAGCTGCAACCGGGGCATGTGGTGATTGTCAATGGCCTGATCGCCGATGGGCAGGGACAACCGCTCCTGCTTCCGGAACAGGAAAAGCTCTTTCGCGAAGCCTGCCCGGTCCCTCTCTTCAGCCATCAGGAGGCGCTGCTCGGCCGGGGAAGTATCGGCGGTCCGGTCGTCAACGCCCGCCAGCAGGGGCATCTGGCGGCGGAGTTGGCGCTGCGCATCCTCCACGGGGAGGTCGTGAGCGATCTGCCACCGCAAATGCCGTCCCTATCCCCTCCGGCCTTTGACTACCAGCGCCTCAACGCCTTCCGCCTGCCCCTGGAGGTTTTGCCGGAGGGGCATCGCCTGATCAACCAGCCCTTGAGTTTCTACCGCCTGACCCATCAGCAGGCCGGGATTCTCATTGCGGTTCTGGGCGGCTCGTTGACGGTGACGCTCCTTTTGACCAGCAACACCCTCAAACGCAAAAAGGCCGAAGCGCGCCTGCGGGAGAGCGAACAGAACTACAAGCAGCTTTCCCAGCAGTTCCAGATCATTCTCGAAGGGATTCCCGACGGCCTGACCCTGATCTCCAAGGACATGAAGGTGATCTGGTCCAACCAGGGGACCGGGAGCTATTTCAACCGCATGCTCGGCTCGGTGCCGGGGGAATACTGCTGCAAAATGCTCTACAACCGCGCCGAGCTCTGCAAAAACTGCCCGGCGATTCAGGCCTTCGCCAGCGGCCGGAACGAGGAAGCGACCATCACCACCCTCGACGGGCAGATCCTCGAAGTGAAAGCTTTTCCCATTCTTGACGGCACCGGCGAGATCCTCAACGTCATCATGCACGCCACCGACATCACGGAAAAAACCCGGCTGCGGGAAGAGGCGCTGCGCAACAGCCGGCTCGCCTCCCTGGGGGAACTGGCCGCCGGCGTCGCCCACGAAATCAACAATCCCAACGGGCTGATTCTGTTCAACAGCGACCTGGTGCGCAGCAGTTGGCAAGCGGCGGAACCGATCCTCCAAGCTCACTACCAGACTCAGGGGGATTTTCCCTTGGGCGGGCTCAATTACTCGGAAATGCAAACTGAAATCCCCCAACTGCTCAACGAGATGGTCGAGGGGGCCCAGCGCATCCGGCGCATCGTCGATGACCTCAAGGATTTTGTCCGCCAGGACGGCACGGACCTCAAAGCTCGAGTCGATCTGAACGAGGTGGCGCGCACCGCCGTGCGTCTGATCAAAAATCCGATCAAAAAGGCGACGGATCATTTTGAGCTCGTCTGCGCCGAGCCCCTACCCTATTTCATCGGCAGCTTTCAGCGCATCGAACAGGTGGCGGTGAATCTCATCATGAACGCCTGCCAGGCCTTGCCGGGGCGGGAGCAGGGGATTCGCGTCGAAACCCGTTTCGATGAAAGCGGCAATCGTTTACAATTAGTGGTGCGCGATCAGGGGGTGGGGATCGCGATCCGGGATCTGCCCCACATCAGCGAACCTTTCTTCACCACCAAGCGCGAGCACGGCGGCACCGGCCTGGGGCTTTCCGTCGCCGCGCGTATCGTCGCGGAACATCGCGGCACCCTGGAATTCCAGAGCACCCCGGGGGTCGGCACCACGGCCATTCTGTCCCTGCCGGCCTTGAGCGAAGGAGAGAGTCATGACTGAAGCCCTTTACCCCGAATTGCCGATCCTTCTGGTCGACGATGAAGAGGCCTGGCTGCGCTCATTGGCCCTGACCCTGCGCGGCGCTCTCGGCATCAACAACCTGATCCGTTGCTCCGAAAGCCGCAAGGTCATGGAGATTCTTTCTGAGCAGGATATCGGGATGGTCCTCCTCGACCTGACCATGCCCTATCTTTCCGGCGAGGATCTGCTGCAGATGATCGGCCAGGAGTATCCTGAGATTCCGGTCATCATCCTCAGCGGCCTCAACCAGCTGGAGACCGCCGTGCGCTGCATGCAGCTCGGCGCCGTCGACTATTACGTCAAAACCGAGGAAAAAGAACGCCTCATCGGCGGTATCCAGCGGGCGATGGCCGCCCGCTCCCTGCGGCAGGAGAACCGCCGCCTGAAGAAACAGGTCCTTGACGGCGAACTGGAACACCCCGAAATCTTTGCCACCATCCATACCACCAGCCGCAAAATGCAGTCACTCTTCCAATACATCGAGGCGGTGGCGACGAGCAGTGAACCGATCTTGATCACCGGGGAGAGCGGCGTCGGCAAAGAACTCATCGCCAAGGCCATCCACCAGCTCGCCCGTCCCCAGGCTCCCTGGGTCGCGGTCAACGTCGCCGGCCTCGACGACAACCATTTTTCCGATACCCTCTTCGGCCATACCCGGGGCGCCTTCACCGGCGCCGACCGGGAACGCCGGGGGATGATCGAAGAGGCCACCGGCGGCACCCTCTTTCTCGATGAAATCGGCGATCTCAGCCTCGTTTCTCAGGTCAAGCTGCTGCGCCTGCTGCAAGAGGGGGAATACTTTCATCTCGGCAGCGACGTTCCCTGCAAGGCCCGCGCGTCCTTCGTGCTGGCTACCAACGTCGACCTGGAAGCGCTGCAGAACAAAGGGGCTTTCC is a window from the Desulfuromonas acetexigens genome containing:
- a CDS encoding sensor histidine kinase, giving the protein MPIGFPRHPLILLLLLPALFLFAFPGEVAAQPETDRRKEMLILHSYHPGLPWTDGVMAGMQEILDQPPETIHYHVEYLDTMRHPDPEYFAHVLDAILHYKLEKRFFDLVMVSDNEALNFVLEHRQALFSDTPVVFCGVPESTEELNRSLPMLTGILEQPDYRGLLRQALELNPRTREFIVIGSTRDISGRLDREALQEAAKEFSVRTYFTYWDDLPAAELETRLRQLQPGHVVIVNGLIADGQGQPLLLPEQEKLFREACPVPLFSHQEALLGRGSIGGPVVNARQQGHLAAELALRILHGEVVSDLPPQMPSLSPPAFDYQRLNAFRLPLEVLPEGHRLINQPLSFYRLTHQQAGILIAVLGGSLTVTLLLTSNTLKRKKAEARLRESEQNYKQLSQQFQIILEGIPDGLTLISKDMKVIWSNQGTGSYFNRMLGSVPGEYCCKMLYNRAELCKNCPAIQAFASGRNEEATITTLDGQILEVKAFPILDGTGEILNVIMHATDITEKTRLREEALRNSRLASLGELAAGVAHEINNPNGLILFNSDLVRSSWQAAEPILQAHYQTQGDFPLGGLNYSEMQTEIPQLLNEMVEGAQRIRRIVDDLKDFVRQDGTDLKARVDLNEVARTAVRLIKNPIKKATDHFELVCAEPLPYFIGSFQRIEQVAVNLIMNACQALPGREQGIRVETRFDESGNRLQLVVRDQGVGIAIRDLPHISEPFFTTKREHGGTGLGLSVAARIVAEHRGTLEFQSTPGVGTTAILSLPALSEGESHD
- a CDS encoding manganese efflux pump MntP, which codes for MTLTTIFGIALALAMDAFAVSLAAGVTLERITGRHLFRFGFHFGLFQGMMPVIGWLAGISVQRWIADYDHWIAFGLLAFVGIKMIREAFEKEDEEAEASDPTRGLTLVMLSVATSIDALAVGLSLGMLGVDVWLPAAVIGLVCGALTVAGMLLGGRIGRMWGKRVEVLGGLVLCAIGLKILLEHTLGQ
- a CDS encoding enoyl-ACP reductase FabI, producing MGLMEGKRGIVFGVANEMSIAWGIAQQLRAQGATLAFTYLNEALEKRVRPLAESLGATLVLPCDVGSDAEIESVFETLRKEWGTVDFVVHAVAFANREDLKHGFSQTSRAGFQLALDISAYSLVAVTRCAIPLMPEGGSIVTLTYLGSVRTIPNYNVMGVAKAALEASVRYLAVELGEKKIRVNAISAGPIKTLAASGIANFREKLKLMDDRAPLKRCVTQEEVGKSSVYLLSDLSSGVTGEIHYVDAGFSVTGA
- a CDS encoding sigma-54-dependent transcriptional regulator, which codes for MTEALYPELPILLVDDEEAWLRSLALTLRGALGINNLIRCSESRKVMEILSEQDIGMVLLDLTMPYLSGEDLLQMIGQEYPEIPVIILSGLNQLETAVRCMQLGAVDYYVKTEEKERLIGGIQRAMAARSLRQENRRLKKQVLDGELEHPEIFATIHTTSRKMQSLFQYIEAVATSSEPILITGESGVGKELIAKAIHQLARPQAPWVAVNVAGLDDNHFSDTLFGHTRGAFTGADRERRGMIEEATGGTLFLDEIGDLSLVSQVKLLRLLQEGEYFHLGSDVPCKARASFVLATNVDLEALQNKGAFRRDLYYRLKAHHVHIPSLRERLEDLPVLLDAFFDEAARTLNKKKPAVPHGLAELLSTYAFPGNVRELRAMVFNALSLHKSHKLSFDYFKQAIGFGQTDAPPQPESTAPEEETGVAFPNRLPTLDELGELVVTEAMRRAKGNQTLAASFLGITRQGLSKRLKKLQVPEES